A region of Pontiella agarivorans DNA encodes the following proteins:
- a CDS encoding CinA family protein, which produces MTAPAVAPYFFPMIGNKTIERIQASGFRSVWAVTGGGIAAVHAMLVHPGASRFVLDVRIPYSAEALEKFLGDKPVSACSEAAARLMAAKALESGTLGVACTAALQTNRARKGADRAYICIQSLEKTVCKRIDLEPGTRAEQDTTLSEILLTLLADFVGEHDER; this is translated from the coding sequence GTGACAGCACCGGCTGTTGCGCCTTATTTTTTTCCAATGATTGGAAACAAAACCATCGAACGAATCCAGGCCAGCGGTTTCCGCTCGGTCTGGGCGGTTACCGGCGGGGGCATTGCCGCCGTGCACGCCATGCTGGTCCATCCCGGTGCCTCGCGTTTTGTGCTCGATGTGCGCATTCCCTACAGCGCCGAAGCTCTCGAAAAATTTCTCGGGGATAAGCCGGTCTCCGCCTGTTCTGAAGCCGCCGCGCGGCTGATGGCCGCAAAAGCGCTGGAATCGGGAACGCTGGGCGTTGCCTGCACGGCCGCACTTCAAACCAATCGCGCGCGCAAAGGGGCTGACCGCGCTTATATCTGTATCCAGTCTTTGGAAAAGACCGTTTGCAAACGGATTGATCTGGAGCCGGGTACGCGTGCCGAACAGGATACGACGCTCAGCGAAATACTCCTTACGCTGCTCGCCGATTTTGTAGGGGAACACGATGAACGATAA